One window of the Lachancea thermotolerans CBS 6340 chromosome A complete sequence genome contains the following:
- the QCR2 gene encoding ubiquinol--cytochrome-c reductase subunit 2 (similar to uniprot|P07257 Saccharomyces cerevisiae YPR191W QCR2 40 kDa ubiquinol cytochrome-c reductase core protein 2) yields MIGSRTRMAGARQLARHYHISAKDSASKVSTLAVRVHAGARYAPKEGLAHLLSRFNFHNTGNKSALRLVRESELLGGRFESTVDREYITLKATFLKEDLPYYVSALGDVVYKTSYRPHELPESVLPAAHHDLAVAQACPVKSAENLLYSTVFRSDLGNAVLYDAVQKVSLDDIKAYADKVYTRDNIEIAGQGVNESDLKRFVNDSLFASLPQGTSLAKEATPKTFVGETRLRSAEGDSVAAIAVPVAKADFATYQVLATYLTSALSDLSPLVTKAKLDQYSNAGLFSLYVKGSDAAVVSENIKKVVATLKTGKDISAAKGAAALQLALHNETAAFPVQLSLDNVKDFKLGKFSYAAVGDVAKLPFADEL; encoded by the coding sequence ATGATTGGGTCAAGAACTAGAATGGCAGGCGCCAGACAGCTAGCGCGTCACTACCACATCTCCGCCAAGGACAGCGCAAGCAAGGTGTCTACCCTAGCCGTGCGTGTGCACGCCGGCGCGCGTTATGCCCCCAAGGAGGGTTTGGCGCACTTGTTGTCGAGATTCAACTTCCACAACACCGGCAACAAGTCTGCGTTGCGTCTGGTGCGCGAGTCCGAGCTACTGGGCGGTCGTTTCGAATCGACGGTCGACCGTGAGTACATCACTTTGAAGGCCACTTTCCTGAAGGAGGATCTGCCCTACTACGTCAGCGCGCTGGGCGACGTTGTGTACAAGACCTCTTACAGACCACACGAGTTGCCAGAGTCCGTGTTGCCTGCTGCGCACCACGACCTAGCCGTCGCGCAGGCGTGCCCAGTGAAGAGCGCCGAGAACCTGCTGTACAGCACTGTGTTCCGCAGCGACCTCGGTAACGCGGTCTTGTACGACGCCGTCCAGAAGGTTTCGCTCGACGACATCAAGGCGTACGCAGACAAGGTGTACACACGTGACAACATCGAGATCGCGGGCCAGGGCGTCAACGAGAGCGACCTCAAGCGCTTCGTCAACGACTCGCTGTTCGCTTCGCTGCCTCAAGGCACCTCTCTGGCCAAGGAGGCAACCCCAAAGACCTTCGTCGGCGAGACCCGTCTGAGATCCGCCGAGGGCGACTCCGTGGCCGCTATCGCCGTGCCAGTGGCCAAGGCCGACTTCGCCACCTACCAGGTCTTGGCTACCTACCTAACCTCTGCCTTGAGCGATCTATCTCCATTGGTCACTAAGGCCAAACTCGACCAGTACTCCAACGCCGGTCTGTTCTCGCTCTACGTCAAGGGCTCCGACGCTGCCGTTGTTTCCgagaacatcaagaaggtcGTCGCCACCCTGAAGACCGGTAAGGACATCTCCGCTGCCAAGGGCGCTGCCGCTTTGCAGCTGGCGCTGCACAACGAGACTGCGGCCTTCCCCGTCCAGCTCTCGCTCGACAACGTCAAGGACTTCAAGTTGGGCAAATTCAGCTACGCTGCCGTGGGCGATGTCGCCAAATTGCCATTCGCCGACGAATTGTAA
- a CDS encoding ferric reductase family protein (weakly similar to uniprot|Q08905 Saccharomyces cerevisiae YOR381W FRE3 Ferric reductase reduces siderophore-bound iron prior to uptake by transporters expression induced by low iron levels), which translates to MSNALRAVALSFHSRPLPESLQLMITCVSEVNRYAWLWNGDEGGPFYGKACGQYAPSMQTALQCFVTYGAEGSVEEKLAPFTKYCSLFAGSQLTLEDYAAALENGTRFLRDGASVGYGQPLATPIVLPERTMLANLKYFHYIYYNFSAAFSFSLLINLAVAAAVVIAAVAKHSRANDKVTRFVRAKLLVPSIFGTAHHGETRTLPFYRVLLPTRGEAVLLAAFLALNVALACYNYPLVSTGFDTKAMFLLKCVANRTGGLGFGLIPLTVLLAGRNNALQWLTGMPFSSMMFFHKWASRTMALHSLAHALLWFVYGIYGQPEPVASMFYDFAYWRWGIYATLACAALLVHSAHSIKARWYEVFVVLHVTLALLFLVACLKHCAEFGWLGWIYLALGIWGSDRALRLWRLFFRFGGYTHGYAHVISAEDHIYKIVVPHVDFSRFRFFPGCYAFLHVQGRRWFWQSHPFTLMRAGEGLEILLKAKEGLTRDLLRALPRDGAKVPLRLALEGPYGHEAPLQTYRNVLVVSSGAGIPGPMSYLQKLTLAPGHVRRFAFVWAVPTEGLLESMHGSLLAAAEHVRAAAATTCFELRIHVTRPRPGAQRPAWVPAEFVVSYGRPRVHEIVRRFCDAADGPIAVTSCANPALDDLVRRYVSEQIARSAHRVDYYDELQVW; encoded by the coding sequence ATGTCCAACGCCTTACGAGCCGTCGCTTTGTCCTTTCATTCGAGGCCTCTGCCCGAGTCACTGCAGCTGATGATCACCTGCGTATCAGAGGTTAACCGATACGCGTGGCTCTGGAACGGCGACGAGGGGGGCCCGTTCTACGGCAAGGCCTGTGGCCAGTACGCACCGTCGATGCAAACCGCTCTGCAATGTTTTGTCACCTATGGCGCCGAAGGCTCGgtggaagaaaagctggCGCCCTTCACGAAGTACTGCTCGCTCTTCGCGGGCTCGCAACTGACACTCGAAGACTATGCAGCAGCCTTGGAGAACGGGACGCGGTTTCTGCGCGACGGCGCGTCCGTGGGATACGGCCAGCCGCTCGCGACGCCTATTGTGCTGCCCGAGCGCACGATGCTCGCCAACCTGAAGTATTTCCACTACATCTACTACAACTTTTCCGCGGCGTTCAGCTTCAGCCTGCTGATCAACCTGGCCGTTGCGGCGGCCGTTGTAATTGCGGCCGTTGCCAAGCACTCGCGGGCCAACGACAAGGTGACGCGCTTCGTGCGCGccaagctgctggtgccGTCCATTTTCGGCACCGCGCACCACGGCGAGACCCGGACGCTGCCGTTCTACCGTGTGCTGCTGCCGACGCGTGGCGAGGCCGTGCTGCTGGCTGCCTTCCTCGCGCTCAACGTGGCGCTGGCGTGCTACAACTACCCGCTTGTCAGCACCGGGTTCGACACCAAGGCGATGTTCCTCCTGAAGTGCGTCGCGAACCGCACCGGCGGGCTGGGCTTCGGCCTGATCCCGCTCACGGTCCTGCTGGCGGGCAGGAACAACGCGCTCCAGTGGCTCACCGGAATGCCCTTCTCGAGCATGATGTTCTTCCATAAGTGGGCCTCGCGCACCATGGCGCTGCACTCGCTGGCGCACGCGCTGCTGTGGTTCGTCTACGGCATCTACGGCCAGCCGGAGCCCGTGGCTTCCATGTTCTACGACTTCGCCTACTGGCGCTGGGGCATCTACGCGACCCTGGCCTGCGCCGCGCTGCTCGTGCACTCGGCGCACTCCATCAAGGCGCGCTGGTACGAGGTCTTCGTCGTGCTGCACGTGACCCTGGCCCTGCTCTTCCTGGTCGCCTGCCTGAAGCACTGCGCGGAGTTCGGCTGGCTGGGCTGGATCTACCTTGCCCTGGGCATCTGGGGCTCGGACCGCGCGCTGCGCCTGTGGCGCCTGTTCTTCCGCTTCGGCGGCTACACCCACGGCTacgcgcacgtgatctcCGCCGAGGACCACATCTACAAGATCGTCGTTCCGCACGTCGACTTCAGCCGCTTCCGCTTCTTCCCCGGCTGCTACGCGTTCCTGCACGTGCAGGGCCGCCGCTGGTTCTGGCAGTCGCACCCGTTCACGCTGATGCGCGCGGGCGAAGGCCTCGAGATCCTGCTCAAGGCCAAGGAGGGCCTGACCCGCGACCtgctgcgcgcgctgcCACGCGACGGCGCCAAGGTCCCGCTGCGCCTGGCCCTGGAGGGGCCCTACGGCCACGAGGCGCCGCTGCAGACCTACCGCAACGTGCTCGTGGTCTCCAGCGGCGCGGGCATCCCGGGGCCCATGAGCTACCTGCAGAAGCTCACGCTGGCGCccggtcacgtgcgccGCTTCGCCTTTGTGTGGGCCGTGCCCACGGAGGGCCTGCTGGAGTCCATGCACGGCTCGCTGCTGGCCGCCGCGGAGCAcgtgcgcgccgcggccgcgaCCACGTGCTTCGAGCTGCGCATCCACGTgacgcgcccgcggcccGGCGCCCAGCGTCCCGCCTGGGTGCCTGCCGAGTTCGTCGTCTCCTACGGCAGACCCCGCGTCCACGAAATTGTGCGCCGCTTCTGCGACGCGGCCGACGGCCCCATCGCCGTGACTTCGTGCGCCAACCCGGCGCTCGACGATCTCGTGCGCCGCTACGTCTCCGAGCAGATTGCGCGCAGCGCCCACCGCGTCGACTACTACGACGAGCTGCAGGTGTGGTGA
- a CDS encoding KLTH0A00528p (similar to uniprot|P14065 Saccharomyces cerevisiae YOR120W GCY1 Putative NADP() coupled glycerol dehydrogenase proposed to be involved in an alternative pathway for glycerol catabolism), whose protein sequence is MATLELQMNTGKPIPVLGLGTWKAADGDTYRAVLAALESGYRHIDTAAIYRNEAAVGRAIRDSGVPREKIFVTTKLWCTQQRDPQSALNASLERLGLDYVDLYLMHFPVALKTDLIKDGNVLSIPVRADGARDVDIDGWSFVKTWQLMQDLPKSGKTKAIGVSNFSIKNIEEILKPELGLSVPAANQIEIHPQLPQDELIEYCKSKGIIVEAYSPLGSSESSMLTDPDLIKLAEKHQVEPAQILISWGVTRGYCILPKSVNSKRVQSNLKIVKLSSNDVQQISKILEKLGSKRYVSPSWAPFPMYE, encoded by the coding sequence ATGGCCACTCTTGAACTGCAAATGAACACTGGCAAGCCAATTCCTGTGCTCGGCTTGGGCACGTGGAAAGCTGCAGACGGAGACACCTACCGCGCAGTGCTTGCTGCTCTCGAAAGTGGCTATCGGCACATTGACACAGCTGCAATTTACCGCAACGAAGCTGCGGTAGGCAGAGCGATAAGAGATTCTGGAGTTCCTCGAGAAAAGATTTTTGTCACCACCAAACTTTGGTGTACCCAGCAAAGAGACCCACAATCCGCTCTTAACGCTTCACTAGAGAGGTTGGGGCTTGATTATGTTGATCTTTACCTGATGCACTTCCCGGTGGCGTTGAAAACAGACCTTATCAAAGATGGCAACGTTCTTTCAATCCCGGTTAGAGCTGATGGTGCAAGGGATGTTGATATCGATGGGTGGAGTTTTGTGAAAACTTGGCAGCTCATGCAAGACTTGCCTAAATCGGGGAAGACAAAAGCTATCGGAGTGTCGAACTTTTCAATTAAAAACATCGAGGAAATCTTAAAGCCTGAGCTTGGTTTAAGTGTCCCGGCCGCGAACCAGATTGAGATCCACCCACAATTGCCACAGGATGAGCTGATCGAATATTGCAAATCAAAAGGCATTATAGTTGAAGCATATTCTCCGCTAGGCTCCAGCGAGTCTTCGATGTTAACAGATCCTGATCTTATCAAGCTCGCTGAGAAACACCAGGTTGAGCCTGCCCAAATTCTGATTAGTTGGGGTGTTACGAGAGGTTACTGTATTCTACCAAAGTCGGTAAACTCCAAGAGAGTGCAATCTAATCTGAAAATTGTGAAGCTAAGCAGCAACGACGTTCAACAAATTTCGAAGATCCTCGAGAAACTAGGTAGCAAAAGGTACGTGTCTCCTTCCTGGGCTCCTTTCCCAATGTATGAGTAG
- a CDS encoding KLTH0A00550p (some similarities with uniprot|P08640 Saccharomyces cerevisiae YIR019C MUC1 GPI-anchored cell surface glycoprotein required for diploid pseudohyphal formation and haploid invasive growth transcriptionally regulated by the MAPK pathway (via Ste12p and Tec1p) and the cAMP pathway (via Flo8p)) translates to MRCIWALSALTALTSTAVGSPLQKRCSNPRQNTGPKESQATCTEITNGCPNLDFTWKPKNTGQMLYDISMKKVQWVKDNIYEITVHVQGEKNIAISCIDGLKVIGINGPDGGTFWLYDRNNNIAKVDSPTDYDATFRVYGQEDTSNCRVWMPNFQIQYDYNNQCDVYGNSKSFGLITGCNNYDNQGHSKTDAPGFYWSYQCSGKSSCGASSASSVFSTTQLTSATSKTCTKNKPTTTSCTKNKPTTTSCTKSKTQTTSESSSTETTETYTKPSCTKSKTQTTPETPSTETTETHTKPSCTKSKFSKTSCTKSKTQTTPETPSTETTETHTKPSCTKSKFSKTSCTKSKTQTTPETPSTETTETHTKPSCTKSKFSKTSCTKKSKSTTPLTPSTAPGTTVPSTTYYPSSSAPVSESSSTCQTVVTSTVSGSTTVYTTTCSTPVSETTTPETPVGPSTAPGTTIPGTRSCSTSPGTTVPGTTYYPSSSSSGFGNSSVPVTSAPSSSAPVSEFSSTPVSSAPSSSAPVSESSSTCQTVVTSTVSGSTTVYTTTCSTPVSETSSTPETTAPSSSAPVSEFSSTPVSSAPSSSAPVSEFSSTPVSSAPSSSAPVSEFSSTPVSSAPSSSAPVSESSSTCQTVVTSTVSGSTTVYTTTCSTPVSETSSTPVSSAPSSSAPVSSVPHSTPYYHNTTTAAGTGSTSYPVSLSSTPVTSGSGTPATSGSVPATSGSVPATSGTPATSGSVPATSETTPATSGTPATSGSVPATSETTPATSGSVPATSGTPATSGSVPATSETTPATSGSVPATSGTPATSGSVPATSETTPATSGSIPATSGTPATSGSVPATSETTPATSGTPATSGSVPATSETTPATSGSVPATSGTPATSGSVPATSETTPATSGTPATSGSVPATSETTPATSGSVPATSGTPATSGSVPATSETTPATSGSVPATSGTPATSGSVPATSETTPATSGTPATSGSVPATSGSIPTTSTCQTIVKSAVSGTTTIFTTTCPESTLPTTTGPAQTESVVTVTESGTVTSYTTTCPITEVEPTTTGPDNAKTVLVSSVSGTVTSYTTTLPASESQPATTAPASSESVVVSSASGTVTSYTTTLPASESQPATTAPASSESVVVSSASGTPVTESIVTDTVSGTTTIYTTTCPVSSAVETTSPGPANSEIVTTSTISGTETVYTTTAPLSSAQKTEAASPSGSQTKSVESSPAYSGSYTTPGASGSYVTQTPSSSLEVQSSSSVAAVSTTAGVSTFEGAANKLRAGLLLAIPLALL, encoded by the coding sequence ATGCGTTGTATTTGGGCTCTCTCAGCGCTAACAGCGTTGACTAGCACTGCCGTAGGTTCGCCTCTTCAGAAAAGATGCTCAAACCCACGTCAAAACACAGGCCCCAAAGAGAGCCAAGCAACTTGCACAGAAATCACCAACGGATGCCCTAACCTGGACTTCACCTGGAAGCCCAAAAACACTGGCCAGATGCTCTATGACATCTCCATGAAAAAGGTCCAGTGGGTCAAGGACAACATCTATGAGATCACAGTTCACGTGCAAGGTGAGAAGAACATCGCCATCAGCTGTATTGATGGTTTGAAGGTTATTGGTATCAATGGGCCTGACGGCGGCACCTTCTGGTTGTATGACAGAAATAACAACATTGCTAAGGTCGACAGCCCTACCGACTACGATGCTACCTTCAGAGTGTACGGTCAAGAAGACACCAGCAACTGTAGAGTGTGGATGCCAAACTTCCAGATTCAGTATGACTACAACAATCAGTGCGATGTTTATGGTAACAGCAAGTCGTTTGGTTTGATTACTGGCTGTAACAACTACGACAACCAAGGCCACTCCAAGACTGACGCCCCAGGATTCTACTGGTCTTATCAGTGCTCTGGCAAATCTAGCTGCGGAGCTTCTTCTGCCTCATCCGTCTTTTCTACCACTCAATTGACCTCTGCTACTTCGAAGACTTGCACCAAGAACAAGCCTACGACCACTTCGTGTACCAAGAACAAGCCTACGACTACCTCGTGCACCAAGAGTAAGACCCAGACCACTTCTGAGTCTTCAAGCACCGAAACTACCGAAACATACACCAAACCATCATGTACTAAGAGCAAGACTCAGACTACTCCTGAGACTCCAAGCACCGAAACCACTGAGACACACACCAAGCCATCGTGCACTAAGAGCAAGTTCTCTAAGACTTCGTGCACCAAGAGCAAGACTCAGACCACTCCTGAGACTCCAAGCACCGAAACTACTGAGACGCACACCAAGCCATCGTGCACTAAGAGCAAGTTCTCTAAGACTTCGTGCACCAAGAGCAAGACTCAGACCACTCCTGAGACTCCAAGCACCGAAACTACTGAGACGCACACCAAGCCATCGTGCACTAAGAGCAAGTTCTCTAAGACTTCGTGCACcaaaaagtcaaagtcTACCACTCCTCTCACCCCATCTACTGCTCCTGGAACTACTGTTCCTAGTACCACCTACTACccaagctccagcgctcCAGTTTCCGAGAGCTCCTCAACCTGCCAAACTGTTGTGACCAGCACTGTGTCTGGTTCGACCACCGTCTACACCACCACCTGCTCCACTCCAGTTTCCGAGACTACTACCCCAGAGACTCCTGTTGGACCAAGCACTGCCCCAGGCACCACTATCCCAGGCACTCGTAGCTGCTCCACATCTCCTGGCACTACTGTCCCAGGTACCACCTACTACCCAAGCTCCAGTTCTTCAGGCTTTGGCAACTCTTCTGTTCCTGTGACGtctgctccaagctccagcgctcCAGTCTCCGAGTTCTCTTCGACCCCAGtgtcttctgctccaagctccagcgctcCAGTTTCCGAGAGCTCCTCAACCTGCCAAACTGTTGTGACCAGCACTGTGTCTGGGTCGACCACCGTCTACACCACCACCTGCTCCACTCCAGTTTCCGAGACCTCTTCGACTCCAGAGACCACCGCTCCAAGCTCTAGCGCTCCAGTCTCCGAGTTCTCTTCGACCCCAGtgtcttctgctccaagctccagcgctcCAGTTTCCGAGTTCTCTTCGACTCCAgtttcttctgctccaagctctAGCGCTCCAGTCTCCGAGTTCTCTTCGACCCCAGtgtcttctgctccaagctccagcgctcCAGTCTCTGAGTCTTCTTCTACCTGCCAAACTGTTGTGACCAGCACTGTGTCTGGGTCGACCACCGTCTACACCACCACCTGCTCCACTCCAGTCTCTGAGACCTCTTCGACTCCAgtttcttctgctccaagctccagcgctcCAGTTTCCTCGGTTCCACATAGTACTCCATACTACCACAACACTACCACTGCTGCTGGTACTGGATCCACCTCCTACCcagtttctttgagctctaCCCCAGTCACCTCTGGctccggtaccccagctacttctggctctgtcccagctacttctggttccgtcccagctacctccggtaccccagctacttctggttccgtcccagctacttctgagactaccccagctacttccggtaccccagctacttctggctctgtcccagctacttctgagactaccccagctacttctggttccgtcccagctacctccggtaccccagctacttctggctctgtcccagctacttctgagactaccccagctacttctggttccgtcccagctacttccggtaccccagctacttctggctctgtcccagctacttctgagactaccccagctacttctggttccatcccagctacctccggtaccccagctacttctggttccgtcccagctacttctgagactaccccagctacctccggtaccccagctacttctggctctgtcccagctacttctgagactaccccagctacttctggttccgtcccagctacctccggtaccccagctacttctggttccgtcccagctacttctgagactaccccagctacctccggtaccccagctacttctggctctgtcccagctacttctgagactaccccagctacttctggttccgtcccagctacttccggtaccccagctacttctggctctgtcccagctacttctgagactaccccagctacttctggttccgtcccagctacctccggtaccccagctacttctggctctgtcccagctacttctgagactaccccagctacctccggtaccccagctacttctggctccGTTCCAGCTACCTCTGGCTCTATCCCAACTACTTCTACTTGTCAAACCATTGTTAAAAGCGCTGTTTCTGGAACGACTACCATTTTCACCACAACTTGTCCTGAAAGCACTTTGCCAACTACAACTGGGCCTGCACAGACTGAGTCAGTGGTCACTGTTACTGAATCTGGCACCGTTACCTCTTACACCACTACCTGCCCTATCACGGAAGTCGAGCCAACTACCACTGGCCCTGATAATGCCAAGACTGTTCTTGTCTCCTCTGTTTCCGGCACTGTGACTTCTTACACCACCACCTTGCCAGCCAGTGAATCTCAGCCAGCTACTACTGCTCCAGCTAGCTCCGAGTCTGTTGTTGTCTCCTCCGCTTCCGGCACTGTGACTTCTTACACCACCACCTTGCCAGCCAGTGAATCTCAGCCAGCTACTACTGCTCCAGCTAGCTCCGAGTCTGTTGTTGTCTCCTCCGCTTCCGGCACACCTGTCACTGAGTCTATCGTGACCGACACCGTATCGGGCACAACAACCATCTACACCACTACATGCCCAGTGAGCTCTGCTGTCGAAACAACCTCTCCTGGCCCAGCTAACTCTGAGATTGTTACTACCAGCACCATCTCTGGTACTGAGACTGTCTACACCACCACAGCTCCATTGAGCTCTGCTCAAAAGACTGAGGCTGCTTCTCCATCGGGTTCGCAAACAAAATCTGTTGaatcttctccagcttACAGCGGTTCTTACACTACCCCAGGCGCTTCTGGTTCATACGTCACCCAAActccatcttcttctcttgaggtgcagtcttcttcctccgtCGCTGCCGTCTCTACTACGGCTGGCGTCTCTACCTTCGAGGGTGCTGCCAACAAGCTAAGAGCTGGTCTTCTTTTGGCTATCCCACTAGCCCTGTTGTGA